CTATTCATGATTAGCCACGCNNNNNNNNNNNNNNNNNNNNNNNNNNNNNNNNNNNNNNNNNNNNNNNNNNNNNNNNNNNNNNNNNNNNNNNNNNNNNNNNNNNNNNNNNNNNNNNNNNNNNNNNNNNNNNNNNNNNNNNNNNNNNNNNNNNNNNNNNNNNNNNNNNNNNNNNNNNNNNNNNNNNNNNNNNNNNNNNNNNNNNNNNNNNNNNNNNNNNNNNNNNNNNNNNNNNNNNNNNNNNNNNNNNNNNNNNNNNNNNNNNNNNNNNNNNNNNNNNNNNNNNNNNNNNNNNNNNNNNNNNNNNNNNNNNNNNNNNNNNNNNNNNNNNNNNNNNNNNNNNNNNNNNNNNNNNNNNNNNNNNNNNNNNNNNNNNNNNNNNNNNNNNNNNNNNNNNNNNNNNNNNNNNNNNACACTGTCTCGCAATCACATTCTGCTTGGTGCACcgtgatttttttattcacacttcgctgcctgaaattttgcagtgagAACGACCCTTTACCCCACGACTAAAACCTGTATAGTAGCAAGTTTTCGAGTTGAGAACTACAATTTGTAGAGGACGCACGTAACCCGATCCGCATGGGAAATGCAGCTATTtgtgccgttaccatggcagcagCTATGGCGGCAGTCTTCAGATGTACGTCTTGGACAGGGCGTGCCCGATTACACTCAAGATCCAATCAACTTGTCACCAATCACAGCCAACAGCGGCGACAAAAAAAAGGCGGTAACATTTGACATACAGATTTTTGGTTCGGTTGTTcgtatttacattttgtcagtTGCAGTTTAAACTGATACTAAGTACATGATGGCACCAAGATGACAAAAGGTGGAGTTTCTTCATACACCGGCACATATTAGTGATGTACCTACCgtatttccaacattttgaaaagatgATGGTCGATCGGGTTTTAAACGCTATATGTTGGGATATGATGTAGTATACATTTgttgatgtttatattatcagCATTGTATTAGACTGGTCTGGTTTTAAATCTCACCACCAATAATTCTGAGACGCACCTAGTCCGATAGTGTCTAATTGATAAACGACTCGTTTAAATTAGGGCTAGATCGTCACCGCTGCTAACAGCGTCCTTATTTTTCAAGCGgtatatttttttgcttttgtactCATTTATACAATCCCCGCTCAACAGTCTTGCAGCATGAATTGGAAATACACAATTTCTCAAATATATGGACGAActctttattattatttcaacattttaaaaccaaGAGCTTATGATAGTTATTGCCTTATATCTGTATCAGTTGTCAAACCAAGACGTCAGAAGCTAGGATCGCTGCAAGGTTGAATGTGTTCCTTGCAGTAAGGTTGCGTCGGTTGTCCGACCAGGAGCGGCCGACAGTgatgttccgacccaagagctccgtaACAGGTAGGTCTTCTTGGCCAAGCTGCACCCCCGATGATCAGCAATATACCAAGGAAACCAACGGATGGAAACCCAAATCCCATCTTATAAAAACAACTACCAATACGTagtagaagtacaaatgtacacgtaacgttagttACGCTAACAGAactttgaacagatacgcagacaaaacacGGTTATtaaatacattgaaaacacataAGGTGAATGTATACCCTAAACACATAATGTTTAATGTATGCCCTGTATTGTTTCTTTCGTTCGACTGTCCGATGACCAGGGGCTGCCGTCTGCGATGCCGTAAGAAACAGAACTCCgtaaggaacaggtaggtctcctTGGCTAAGTTGCACCCCGATGATCAGCAGTGCGCCAAGCAAGAAACCCGAATCCCATTACGCTGGCTTACAAAATCATTATCTATCGATGCTTTACTacatagaagtacatgtaatattagttAAACTATATGACACTAACAcgtttgaacagatacgcagacaaaatACAGTTAACAAATTAAAACACATAATATAATGTTGAATGAATGCCCTGTATTGTTTCCTTCGTTCGACTGTCCGGCGACCAGGAGcggccgtcagcgatgttcctCCAAAGAGTTCCGttaggaacaggtaggtcttgttggacCCCTCTGGCTCTGCACCCCCGCCGACCAGCAGCGTCATTTCAAGTGAAGCCAGGCGATGAAAACCTGAATCCTAGATATCGTCTAGAAAAGTagctatgaatatgatatcaataccaataacgttacattgagcATCATTCTAGCTAGAAATACAGGTTATGACCGAGCAGATATAACTTTGATATCgttttacattatacataatgtaacgttatattgaataTATTCAGACTTGCGAAGAAAAAGGTGTCTAAATCTAGGATCGCTGCAAGGTTGGATGAATTCCCTGCAGCAAGGTTGCGCCATGTGTCCATCGTCCGACGACCAGGAGAGGCTGACATCGATGTTCCGACACAGGAGCTCGTCAGCAACCGGTAGGTTTTGTTGGCCCCTGCACCCTGGACGACCAGCAACGTCATTCCAAATCAAGTCGGCGGATGAAAACCTGAATCCTAATCCTCTAGAAAAGTAGATATCAATGCCTACTACGAAGGAGTATAGCTTTATCTAGGAATTATGGACGGGCATTATATGgttttacacatgtatacaatatataacCAATTCACGCAAATCCTGCATGTCTTATATTTCCACTTTTCAGAGGAAAAAATGTCACATTAACGATTATTCACACTAGCTAACTTTAACGCAttcttttccctttttttgGTAAAATGCGTAGCGAGTTACCAGCNNNNNNNNNNNNNNNNNNNNNNNNNNNNNNNNNNNNNNNNNNNNNNNNNNNNNNNNNNNNNNNNNNNNNNNNNNNNNNNNNNNNNNNNNNNNNNNNNNNNNNNNNNNNNNNNNNNNNNNNNNNNNNNNNNNNNNNNNNNNNNNNNNNNNNNNNNNNNNNNNNNNNNNNNNNNNNNNNNNNNNNNNNNNNNNNNNNNNNNNNNNNNNNNNNNNNNNNNNNNNNNNNNNNNNNNNNNNNNNNNNNNNNNNNNNNNNNNNNNNNNNNNNNNNNNNNNNNNNNNNNNNNNNNNNNNNNNNNNNNNNNNNNNNNNNNNNNNNNNNNNNNNNNNNNNNNNNNNNNNNNNNNNNNNNNNNNNNNNNNNNNNNNNNNNNNNNNNNNNNNNNNNNNNNNNNNNNNNNNNNNNNNNNNNNNNNGCCATCTTCAATTTCTAGTACGCGAAGTACGATtttcacatcaacaacaacaatgattgttttttgtCGCGGAATACTAAAATTGGTCCTGCTAACATACATTTCAAGAACTTAAGATAATCAGATACAAGACTAGATTGTTTGCTTGTGAAATCTGCCGTAGTTTTCTAGTCCGTCTACatagaaatgacgatgtaaCGTTAGAGTAGAGCCGATTTCGTGTCGGTTTATCCTGGGTTTACGCAAGTACGCTATCTACGGGTCATTGACCCTTAATGTCTTGCGTTGTTCGATGTCATTTCGGTCCTCAATCAAAGAACGTGTAACAGTTTTACGTCGACTTTTCTTAACCCTTCTGTTTGTAATTTATTCGGCTACTTATTTGATGTTGTTCATGATTtgggaccgcaccgccacgcgGTCAGACGTTCTCCGAGTTGCGCTCCCGCCACGCTTTTCCAGCCCCCATATTATCTACAATTTATCAATGAATACGTGATAATAAGGACGATCAATTGTCATGTTGATTGCATTGTGTAATCACTGCTCATAATCGCTTCTGTAAAAACATTCTTGGTGTACACAGAAACGCAAGCAATGCAGCATGTAAAGCTGAACTCGGTAGACTGTCTCTAGACATAGACATATCGGTTCGCTTAGTCAAATACTGGTTAAGGCTTAGACAACTAGATACCAATACACATCCACTGCAAGCTGACGCATTATTATATCAAAAACATATGCTTAATATATatagcaacaagaaaaatctgtTATCTCATGTGAAAGAAATACTTAACAATAGCGGCTTGTCCTTTATTTGGAATAACGACAACACTGACCTCGACAGGCAACATATTTGTACTTTACTTAGAAGAAGGCTAtctgacatgtacattcaaagtTTTCTCCACAATTTATCTGTTGATACTGGTAAACTAAGATTGTATAAGCATCTCAAATCTGTGTACACTATGGAAAATTATCTACACACCAAAGACTTTGATGTAAGATCAGCTATATGTAAGCTCAGAGTAAGCGCACATACGTTAGAGGTCGAAAGAGGTAGATACAAACAATTACCTGTTAACGAGagaatatgtaaatattgtacaggaaaagcagtggaagatgaaatgcactttatttgtcattgtccTCACTACAGTACCGAAAGAGACAAACTATTTAAACTAATTAACAAATTTTTTCCCAGCTTTGCACATCGTAACGAACTACAAAAAACTGCCTTCCTGTTAGCACCACCCAATgcatatgtctcccaaaatgtcggaaatttcatcctccactgtatacagaaaagaaatcaaacccaatagcattcattttagattagaagtatcactagttgtTGACCCCTATGTCCACTTTgatattgtatcattatcatcaatgtactttcatacatgtatttttgcaattagccttcgggcatgagtttgcaataaagattatataaTTATTAACGACCAAAATTTGCGTAAGATTTCTTACGTAGAAGGCTTTCGCATGGGTGTTTCGATTACGCAGGGGGATatttcgcagtgcgttacgcaaactttcgcagtgcgttctgcgaaatttcgcagtgcgttacgcAAAATTACGGActgcgttctgcgaaatttcggagtgagttctgcgaaatttcggagtgagttctgcgaaatttcgcaacaCGTTTCGCGCAAACTGACGTATATTTCGGGAGCGCCGCTGTATgcactctcactacacttgcgtcaagcttgcatcactgcggggttcgaaatttTTTAGAGattaagaacgaattttcttactttgtgTATTTAGTcgccttctaagtcatacttttctttattagaccacagcacgtaaattttatggatgacatcctctgcagacttcaaaaatagtgcgatagggcgaaaaaaaacaagatgggtgaaaaaaacacaagatggctacattttcaaaaataggcaccattaTTCAAAGTTGTGatcaatgttgtaacaagaattaaagtgacaaaacacaGTATcaaagccaacaaggcattcattcatgtactggtgtggtaaaagtgacaccagtgtggtagactggccaTGGCATCGCCAACAAatttggtaaccacactcatggcttccatattggtgtcacttttacaactatccagtaagtttcatttcttcaacttcagtcctgggtacctcgcaagtgtcacttctacaagtacaattattaggctacaacacatctgctcattttggtactttatcgtcatattgaccatccctgcagaagaaaaaaattcgtttcttttctgaaatcaggcgaaaattaatgcgcgcgctgatgtcatccataaaatttacttgcttggccttacgcaatatctaaactataaaaaaatagatgaacaaacaaaacagcgacgcagtaaacgaaccccacagtaacgcaagcttgacgcaagtgcagtgagagtgtaccTTAGAGTAGAACATAGTGAAAACTAAAACATAacactagtgtctaatcaactatatgatacaatatGATAAAATGCAAAATTGTCGATTTTTTGGAGGGAAAGCAAGCCATTAacgatattatcatatagccattATCACACATCAAAACATCACACCATTGAAGAAACCCAAGATGGCTGCTTTATTCTCTTTGAGGGCTATTCCATGTGTAAAGTGTACTATACTATATACATATTATCTAAATTACAGTgattcaaaacaaataaacaggtGATTGCAACACAAATAAAATGAGTAATTTTTTGCCTAAGTACGGAAACTGATTTACAGTGCAAGTTACATACTCAATGGCTAAATTCACATATGTTCAGACATGATAGACTTCCGAGTTGTCCTAAATATGCATTCCCCGCACATGTGGGGTTTCTCACAAATGGGCTTTCTTATACACGTGTAATTAGATGCATGTCCAAAGTGGATTCGTCAACAGTTGAATAGTCCTATTCGTCACACTGGTGGTCtttctccagtgtgtttagctAGACGATGCTGGTTTAAACGTGTTTTCtgtgcagcagcatagtcacaatggtcacacttgtagggtctttcccctgtatgagttctcatatgtcgggataagtcacAATTTCTACCCgccctgaacccacactccccgcacacaaagagtttttcaccggtgtgttttcttttatgtcCGTCCAAAccggatttctgtgctgcagaatagtcgcactggtcacactggtAAGGTCTTTCCcttgtatgagttctcatgtgtcgggataagtgagaGTTGCTATCCGTCTTGAATCCACACTCCCCGCACGTGAAGGGATTCTCATCACTGTGTTTGAAAAGGTGCCTGGTCAAAGCGGATttctctgcagcagaatagtcacactggtcacacttgtagggtttctctcccgtgtgggttctcatatgtataGTTAAGCGGGATTTTTTAgcagtcctgtacccacattccccacacatgtagggtttctcaccggtgtgtcgTGCTATATGCTCATTTAAATGACTTTTCAGTGctgcggaatagtcacactgatcacacttgaagggtttctcacctgtgtgggttctcatgtgtctggcTAAGCGGGATTttttagctgtcctgtatccacattcaccacacatgaagggtttctcaccactgtgtatTTGTAGATGTTCATCCAAAGAAGACTTCCGTGCAGCTGAATAGTCACAatgatcacacttgtacggtctttctcctgtgtgttttgtcatatgttgggataactTGTCTTTacgagctgccctgtacccacactccccgcacatgtagggtttgtcaccattGTGCTGTCTTGATACATGCCTTTTCAAATAAGATTTTAAAATCGTAGAATAGTTGCACTGATCACATTtgaaaggtttttctcctgtgtgggttctcatgtgatCGGAAAAATGGGACTTACGCAACGTCCCGTActcgcactccccacacatgtaaggaaactcaccggtgtgttttgttttatgttgctCTAGACTagatttccgtgctgcagaatagtcgcactggtcacacttgaagggtttttctccggtgtgggttctcatgtggcTAGAGAAGGTTGAGCTATAAGTTGtgctgtacccacactccccacacatgtaggttttctctccagtgtgttttgttgctatatGCTGGTCTAAATTGGTTTTCTGTGCCGCAGTGTAGTCGCactgctcacacttgtagggtttttctcctgtgtgggttctcatgtgtatgGCTAAGCGGGATTTTTTAActgccctgtacccgcactcacAACACACGTacggtttgtcaccggtgtgttttactagatgaaagtccaaagtggatttccgtatggcagaaaagtcacactggtcacacttgtagggtttttctcccgtgtgggttctcatatgtagggATAAGTTACACtttttagctgtcctgtacccgcactccccacacatgtagggtttctcaccggtgtgttttgctagatgaaagtccaaagtggatttctgtgctgcagaatagtcacactggtcacatttatatggtttttcaccagtatgagttcgcATATGTTTGGATAGATATGACTTGTGTGttgtcctgtgcccacactccccacacatgtagggtttctcaccggtgtgtttcacTAGATGTTTGTCCAGAATGGATTTCTGagcagcagaaaagtcacacttgtCGCACTTAAATGGCTTGGCTGTGTGGATTCTCATGTGCTTGAAAAAGCGTTTTTCTTTAGATGTCTTGTATttacacttctcacacatgAAAACTTTCTCACTGGTGAGTTTAACAACATGCCTTCCTATTTTCTGTACCTTTGcaagatgtttgtccaaagtggatttctgtgccgcagaaaagtcacactggtcgcacttgaatggtttttctcccgtgtgggttctcatatgtcgggataaatgATGCTtttgagccgccctgtacccGCATTCCCCaaacatgtagggtttctcaccggtgtgcttaaGCACATTCCTTCCTATATTGCcttcactctccttcccaggatgcccaACACTCATACCTTGGACAGGGATGATCATACCCTGGACTGGGATAAGTGAGCAAGGTACAAGAAATATGGTACCTCCCGTATTGCCTATGCTCGTCTGTCCCTGTGAGGTTGGTTTGCTGTGTTTTTCTGAAACATGCCTGTTCAAATTAGACTCCAAAGATgccgaatagtcacactggtcacatttaaacggttttctcctgtgtgggtctCATATGTAGGAGTAAGCTAGTAATTTCAGGTGCtctgtgcccacactccccacacatgtagggtttctcaacGGTGTTTTTAACCACATGCCTTCCCAAATcacctctgctctcctgtacctgtgaggttgatgggttgtcaggttggggaaagttcacatNNNNNNNNNNNNNNNNNNNNNNNNNNNNNNNNNNNNNNNNNNNNNNNNNNNNNNNNNNNNNNNNNNNNNNNNNNNNNNNNNNNNNNNNNNNNNNNNNNNNAACATATTATATATCACATTTTATAAGATTTTTCGACTTGGCATGACCCTAACTGACCTTAAAGTTTGAAGGAACAGAAATGAAGGAAGAGAATACTAGGGCAGCTGTTCCAAGAAATAAATGTTGAGGGTGGAGGAAATGGTGTCTAAGGGCTCTGTatccaacaacttcagactactcaaacctaaaacaaacagtgaaaaacgtaccttcctgtaccgagcaattgtactcattgccatctgacaGTACGTCACTGTGTACAgtgtccagttttaaacaagccatctcaaacattgttacatagacctttgacctcgctctattgtaaatacattGGGTGTTGATTgtttaaaatgtatgttgtattgtcatgttgattgttttgaaccttggaagattagcccaaaAGGGCTAAAACATTTcttaatgaaaataaaaataaaatcaattaataatcaaatcaaatacttttttctgcatactgtaaatgcagaaactttcgcggtggtttattGTTCGCGCTTTTTGCGGCATCCTTCACAGCGagtttaaaactaccgcaaacatttttctatggcagtaagagactacagtgtatggttccatcgcgaaaagtccattttcccgctaccgcgaaattaaatctccgcgaacttaaatccatttacagtacctgcactggtgaaggTAACGTTGATAAttatctgcaccagacaaattctacttgcaccactctgactttaggaagtatggatcatactagaattgttggggaacaattgctattttttctgtattttttatctgtaaatgtgtttgtgtgtgtgtgtgagtgcgcataTGTGTAGATGTAACAGTCATGTGTAAGCATGTCGACCGATAtgatatgtgtacatgtgtgtttgcgtgtctgCATGAGTGTgagaaagtgtgtgtgtgagagagagtgtgtgtgtgagagagtgtgtgtctccgtgtgtgaaagagcatgtttgtgtgtgtgagagtgtgtgtgtgagagtgtctgtgtgtgaaagTGTCCGTGTGACAgagtgtgtctatgtgtgtctgagagtgtgtgtgtgtgtgtgaaagtgtGCGTGTGACAgagtgtgtctatgtgtgtctgagagtgtgtgtgtctgtgtgagagtgtctgtgtgtgtctgtgtgtgtgagagagtgtgtgtgtgtgtgagagagagaatgtgtgtgtgagagagtgtgtctatgtgtgtgagagagtgtgtctgtgtgtctgagagagtgtgtgtgtgtctgtgtgtgtgagagagagaatgtgtgtgtgagatagtgtgtctgagtgtgtctgtgtgtgtgacagagtgtgtgtgtgtctgtgtgtgtgtgtgtgagaatgtgtgtctgtgtgtgagatggtgtgtctgtgtgtgacagAGAGCGTGTCTCTGTGTGAGagtgtctctgtgtgtgagagagtgtgtgtgtctgtgtgacagagtgtgtgtgtgtgtgagacagAGTGAGTGTGTCCtggtgtgagagagagtgtgtgccTGTATGTGTGNNNNNNNNNNNNNNNNNNNNNNNNN
This is a stretch of genomic DNA from Branchiostoma floridae strain S238N-H82 unplaced genomic scaffold, Bfl_VNyyK Sc7u5tJ_1439, whole genome shotgun sequence. It encodes these proteins:
- the LOC118407596 gene encoding zinc finger protein 431-like; this translates as MGLQQETCDVNFPQPDNPSTSQVQESRGDLGRHVVKNTVEKPYMCGECGHRAPEMTSLLLHMRTHTGEKTFKCDQCDYSASLESNLNRHVSEKHSKPTSQGQTSIGNTGGTIFLVPCSLIPVQSMIIPVQGMSVGHPGKESEGNIGRNVLKHTGEKPYMFGECGYRAAQKHHLSRHMRTHTGEKPFKCDQCDFSAAQKSTLDKHLAKVQKIGRHVVKLTSEKVFMCEKCKYKTSKEKRFFKHMRIHTAKPFKCDKCDFSAAQKSILDKHLVKHTGEKPYMCGECGHRTTHKSYLSKHMRTHTGEKPYKCDQCDYSAAQKSTLDFHLAKHTGEKPYMCGECGYRTAKKCNLSLHMRTHTGEKPYKCDQCDFSAIRKSTLDFHLVKHTGDKPYVCCECGYRAVKKSRLAIHMRTHTGEKPYKCEQCDYTAAQKTNLDQHIATKHTGEKTYMCGECGYSTTYSSTFSSHMRTHTGEKPFKCDQCDYSAARKSSLEQHKTKHTGEFPYMCGECEYGTLRKSHFSDHMRTHTGEKPFKCDQCNYSTILKSYLKRHVSRQHNGDKPYMCGECGYRAARKDKLSQHMTKHTGERPYKCDHCDYSAARKSSLDEHLQIHSGEKPFMCGECGYRTAKKSRLARHMRTHTGEKPFKCDQCDYSAALKSHLNEHIARHTGEKPYMCGECGYRTAKKSRLTIHMRTHTGEKPYKCDQCDYSAAEKSALTRHLFKHSDENPFTCGECGFKTDSNSHLSRHMRTHTRERPYQCDQCDYSAAQKSGLDGHKRKHTGEKLFVCGECGFRAGRNCDLSRHMRTHTGERPYKCDHCDYAAAQKTRLNQHRLAKHTGERPPV